AAATACTGAGGTTGAAATCCTAGAACTCGAAGTCTAATGCAAAAGGTATCCAGCTTCTGCTGTGAATCAATTCTATTGACTAAGTCCAATATCTCAGATGCCGCTTGTTGATACAGatcgagcgtcgatcgatgctattgacttagcgtcgatcgatgctattgacttagcgtcgatcgatgctattgACTTAGCGTTGATCGATGCTACCTTAGGCAAGTGTTAACGAGTTAATAGATAGGTTCACtagttttaattaaatcacATGTTACTTATTTCTAACAATCCTATATCAAGAAAATCTATTCTGGTGCAGAATCTACCATCAGAATTGTCCACAATCCTAGGGTTTAGTTAACTACTTTAGAACACAAGCATTACAAGCAATTCTTTTAAAGATGTCTATCCCCTTAGCAATTATATAGTTTTGGCTAATCTTTCATAACCCTaattgaaccctaaatctaacatgtgaattactcagacataacAAAGCATAACATAACAAATATCTCAATAAACTGCATAAATggaataagataataatatctttacatttttacccaataaaaaaattaattgacttgAGTACTATCAAAAACCTGCAACAACTATGAGACTTGGAATCTTATATGTAGTTGATAGTTGACTATTATAGCTTAGAGATCGGGGAGTTACAGTTAGAACTTAGAATCAAGAGCTGGCAAATGGTAGAGGTTGTTGTTTCCTTTACTGTGCAGCAGCTAAGGTAGTTGCTTATGGAAGAACGGTTGTTCTTGTTTGGTATATGCTTAATAATTTCCGGGGCACATAATGTTATTAAGTCAAGACCATTTATGACACATAAAAATGTATGACGAAAACTTATCAGTCTTATAGAGGATTCTTATTGTTTTATGGATAAGCATTAATAATTATCATTTCACCGCGAAAACATACGTTCACAAAGAGAAGTTTGATGATCTCAGTGAGATACTACTGAAAgtgataaatataaatatattctcGCTGTATACACTTTGTGTTACAGGCAAaataaagaaagacaaaaaaattgaactatcctgttttttcttttttttggaactcTTCTATGGCTATAGACATGATTTTGCTCAGATTTACAAACTTCTATCTAACTTGAGTATATATTCTGAACTTGAGCATAGATTTTTGACCATTTAGCTGCTTTCTCTTAAAGTGTTTACTCTTCCTTCAGGTTGTAGAGGAGCTATCCTGACAATTGTGCTCTCTGTATGTGCTGCTATCACTTGATCAGCTTGACTGAAGTCACCTAAGATCTTTTGGCATGTCTCAACAAGACAGTGTCTGCAGTTTGGACAAGTCAAATGTTGTTGAAGCCACTTGTCAATGCAACGAACATGGAATCCGTGGTTGCACTTAGGTAGCAGCCTGAGCTTCTCACCGGAAACAAAATCTGACAAACAGATGACGCATTCTTCACCGATCCCCGGCAGGTTCATCCCAGGTGAGTAACTCACGACCGGGAACATCTTAAGAGCTTTCTTCTTGATTCCTTTGTTTGGTGACCCATGTCGTGTTGAAAGACTGGAGATAGGCTCAGAGATCATGAAACTTGAAGTACCTCTGAATGCGCAACGAATGATGTAATGTAAACCAAGGCAGCAGATGATTCCACAGATAAGGACTGAGAGAAGCATCAAGATATTCCCGTTGAGGTTGTTCTCATGTGTGATTAGGGGAGATGGTGCGACCACGAAGGCTTGTTGTGTGTTGTGGTCAAATGGGTTGTGCAGAAGCAGCTTTCTAGAGACAAAACCGCCACTGACTTGTTCTTGGAAGGCTTGAGCTGAAGAAGATAATTCATTTGACGACATGTTCTTACACTCCTAAAAAAGTTTTGAATCAAAGTCTTGtctctttgttttgtttggtttttgcTTCTTACTGTTTCTGGAGAATTCAAAGTGGTCTTATAAATAGCTTGAGATGATTACTGATTTGAGTGAGTGGGGAGTAAGATTTGTTTAAGAAAGTGgcattatcttctttttttcaagTGAGATTTGAGAGGATTTGGACTGTTTGAGTGCTGATTTTACTCTTGGGCCATAGCTCCTCCAACCACAAGATGCTTGTGTAGGGACTATCACTTTTCCAACGTTGAATTCTGAAATCATTTCATTTGGTCTCACTTTAATTAGAATACTTTGTTTTTGTTCTGTTGGCCTTGTGTTGATTCTTGATAAGCtggatttattttattttccactATACTTTTTTATCAGGAGGGGGAGGATtttgttgtatcttcttcaCAATTTTAATGCTTTGCCTATAATATGTAGTGTTGTAAAGCAGTCTTTTTTGCTTTAGCAGTTATGTTTCTTTGTTCTTTCCATGTGTATGTGTTGTGTTGCTTAATAATCCACTTTActaactaatattttttctattgagATATTTAAGTGGAAATCGATAAAACTCCCGgtactttttataaaaaattataatccttcgattatttgatttatttatacTTAAAGAAATAGATttgaatttgttattttttatttcttgaatattgtgcttttaaaattcttttttttcctgGACTAATATCTTAATGGAGTTCTTTACATCGGATTGTCTCTAATTTCATTGAGATATAGGAAATAggtaaatattgatttttactaaAACTGGTGTTTCGTATGTTTTAGTTCAGAATCAGTCATATTCTTAAACAGCTAAATGTCTGCATATAAATGGTtctgttttttatttgttttctttctctttcgtttttttctgaaacacacttttttaaacacattttttgaaacacttttttcGCTTAACTGCAAAGTTCTATGGTATGATCGCATATAAatggttttgtttgtttgtttatttgttttctttctccttttttaCTTCTCAAATGATATATTGGATATGGGGAGATATCAGATCACAAGAcctttttagatttttcaaTGTAAACTATTTCCTCTTTCTACGGTACTAAATTGCAAAATGTGTTTTGATATTCCTAAGCATCTAAGTGTCTGCATATAAATGGTTCTGTTGTTTGATTATGTACTTCTTTTTCTTGGTCGGCGTTTGTTTATATGATTACCTTACGAAAAGAGATCGAACGTTATTCATTTGGATTTGAATTTTGTCGCTTTCTTCTCCTGAATTTCCCCAACCTCAGTACCAAGTTCCCATGTGTCTtaacttttaatatgttttatttatttatttcatgatCGCTTTATTTAATATGGCTTTTTGTGACATCTtatgatttataatttatttaatcaaaTTCAGAGCTctttttatgttcttttaaaaaaatcgtcgtattaatttttttttgtttctaacttATAACAACAGATGAAATTGTGGTtacaaaatagataaaattaaaaaaaaatagaaaaaaatagacTGAAATTAACCACAACCCAATCCAAACTAGAAATATCTGAACCAAGTAAAAAaccagaaaaggaaaaaaaaagaacactaaAAATACTTGCCGAAACTAGTCAAAAACCGCTACATTAACTAAAATAGTCACCGCCGAAACCACCAGAAGGCGTCAAgtcaaaacaaagaaacaactACCACCTAGGAGGTACACTGAGCTTGACTGAATTGAAAGAACCATCAGATGCTATAGACGACAACCAAAAATGAAACCGAGAGATAcaatttagaaacttgaaaagagAATAGAGTGAAAAAGGCACGTAGAGAAGACTACCAGATTTGACTGGCTTCACAAGTTAGAAGCCAGTAAGTGGATAAGCCGAAACCTCACCCAACAGCCGACTCGCCTTCGCTGTCACCAGAGAACCCTAATTTTATCTCCATCCATTCCATCCTAAAGCAGACATCAAAGAGAGGTGAGAGTCTCCGTGATTCAGATGTAGAGGTAAAACACATTGCAACGTCAAACTTTCCCCTCAGAGATCGGGATTCACCTCACCGGAAGATCGAAAGAACCCAACATCGATGCAAATCTAGgagaataaaacatataaagcTTAAGGAATCATGACTCAAATCTGTCCTCATAGAGCTAAAACACGAAGCCTTAAACTATGAAAGTTACAGAAGACTACTGTGCACCCTCCATCACCAGAAATCTGAACACTAAGACAGAAAACACCCGAATCGAATCTAGAAATACAGTACATGGtcagaacaaaaagaaaaaaaaaatagaaaaaaaaactctcttgcAGCAACTGGTGAAAAAACCGAtgctagagaaaaaaaaaagcaaaaattgGTGGATAGTATCTgcaagaagagagaaagagagagacaaaataaaaatttttacatattccaaaaaaaaaattaatccttGAGCTAAATTTTGCCAAGTGCATCTCTATTTTCATGAATATACAGAATCTTTGACTAAATTTCATTAGAATCATCAAATAATAGTTAATAAAtctttaatttctttaaaattaaatgacattatAGGATAACAATTGtttcagacgacttattttagttttttcataaaatttaattattttaattgtttcaaccattttgattttgaatttttattagttaaattacattttatgatgattgtgttgttttaaaaataaattatcactttataaattaataattatataactgtactattattaatttatagagttcatactatttttattcatttagaGTTGTTACTATTATAAATTATActgaataaattttattttgtaacacaCCACATTTTGATTACTATATGAAACTATGCATACTTTTTCAgttgtaaaaaattatatatcatgaTCTGGGCAATAGcgcatattttattttaaactgatTAAACACACTTTGtacattaatttaatatttcttaaCTAATTGAATGTTGTTTAGTGTTAAAAGAGATTTTAGTTGCATAATATTTATTTCATGTAGCTTAATTAacattattataattgttttgtatAGTTTGTCTTGCTAATAATTTAGTTCATATTATAATAAGTTTAAATTTGTTGTTTATTAATAGTGTTAAGCATTTATCTTCAGATAATATATACTCTGAACATTttcattactattttttttattatatttattgtataatttagttattttcaaTGTATCTTCagataataatatatgtataagatattagttaatttatttttagttatttcaacttttttaatgaatttttaataaaatatctgtaatttatttgattaattgtatgatatattttgaaaaagatAATTATAAAATGTACTTGATGTAAacttactaatttttatttatatacaatatttaatttaatacgtaagtttatttaaatgaatgtattattttgtttatgaaaatataaataaaatagtccATAAGTTTAATTGATTTAATAGTTATTGAAACTTTTTTGAAGTATCTAAGCCTGCAAAAATAAGTTatacttatttttttcataaatgttttgaatattttagtcAGTTATTtgatttatcaaataatttgaaagaaaattgataaaaagttattaaaaagatGAGACATAATGTTTTATACTGTTTAAAGAcaagattaattattttcttgtttggaaacatagataataGTATAGTATAGTTTTCATAATTACTTTATAATATAAGGgtctaaataatttaaaatcctAGAAAAGGTTGGGTCCTAGCTAGAGAATGTTTATGTATCAATAAGAGAGATGtaactttttatttatgaaaatataaataatataatccaTTAGTTTAATTGATTTGATATTGATTGAAATTATCTTGTATTATCTAAACCTTCAACAATAAgttatactattttttattttttttcatagattatttgaatattttagttaaattttgaGGTTTTTTACTCAAGAAGCCCTCAAAATCTTAAAACACTATTTACTTTTCAGTTTAGTCCTTATAATTTTGtaacttaaatataatttaatttttaattat
This genomic interval from Brassica napus cultivar Da-Ae chromosome A6, Da-Ae, whole genome shotgun sequence contains the following:
- the LOC106351121 gene encoding RING-H2 finger protein ATL75, with the translated sequence MSSNELSSSAQAFQEQVSGGFVSRKLLLHNPFDHNTQQAFVVAPSPLITHENNLNGNILMLLSVLICGIICCLGLHYIIRCAFRGTSSFMISEPISSLSTRHGSPNKGIKKKALKMFPVVSYSPGMNLPGIGEECVICLSDFVSGEKLRLLPKCNHGFHVRCIDKWLQQHLTCPNCRHCLVETCQKILGDFSQADQVIAAHTESTIVRIAPLQPEGRVNTLRESS